CCTCGATTAGTGATAATTAGTCAATGGTTAATTAGCATGAGTCAACATGAGTCGTTGTCCGGGTTAAATATTCATACTGTTTATAGAAAATTGGTTAATTGATTTGTTAATCACTGTATTGGTTGTTGCTTGATGGTTGAGTTGGGTTGCCGTCTTCAGACATGGAGATCGACCAACCATTTTGAAAGAAGATTGATACATTAAACCCTTAGCTTTAATAACAACTGAGACAAATATATTGAATAATTCTTAATTAACCAAGtgagtaattataatgatattaagttTCCATTTACAGAGCCATATAACTGTGGTGCCTTATATTTTTAAAGCAAGGACTTATAATTATCTTGGAAACAACAACATCGTTCTAATCCCACTCAGATTTGCATCCTTCTCCTCCTCTTTTTTTTTCCTCCTAAAATCAACGACCATGTACGTAAGAACCTTATATCGTTCCCATTGAAGTACTTGATGATTGGATTTCGACAGTAGAAGAGACGGGAGCTGTCGAGGAAGATGCCGTTGACATTAAGGAAGATGTCAAGTAAGATGCCACCGGCATCTTTGAGGGTAATGTAGGCAAGGAAGCTTGAGAATTCAATACTTGAACTACTTGTCTCATCGATGGGCGAAATTCTGAATCTGGGTGCACGCACCATAACCCTAGGATCATCAAACGTATGATCTCCTCTTCTTCAAATTCGAACCCTAGTTGTTGATCAACAGCGTCTAAAAGAGTCCCATTGCCGTAGTGCTCCCAAACCCATTCTGGTAACCGAATTTGCCTTTTTTGAGCGTTATATTCAAAGGGTTTTCTCCCGCATGCTATTTCTAACACAACAACCCCAAAGCTAAAAACGTCCGATTCTTTGCTAGCTTTGCCTGTCACTGCACATTCGGGAGCCATGTAGCCCAACGTACCGGCCAACATAGTGGTTTGAGACCCTTTGTCATGGTCAACCATCTTAGCTAAGCCAAAATCACCAAGCTTTGCATTAAATTTCGAGTCCAATATCACGTTACTAGATTTGATATCTCTATGCAAAACACATTTCTCCCATTCTTCATGTAGATATAGCAAAGCAGAAGCTATACCATGGGCAATTCTGTACCTTGTAGCCCAAGTCAACAAGCTCTTTCCGTTAAACAGATGTAAATCTAAGCTTCCATTTTCCAAATATTCATAAACAAGCAAGAGTTCACCTTTCTCGTGGCACCATCCTTTGAGTTCCACAAGATTTCTGTGTCTCAATTGGCTAATGATCTTAACTTCCGATGCATACTCCTTGATCCCTTGTTCTGAAGTCTTCGACACCCGTTTAACTGCAACATAAGTGCCTAGATCTTTCAGGAAGCCTTTATAAACCCCTCCGAAACCACCCTGCCCAAGCTTGTTTGTCTCCACAAAGCCACTAGTTGCCTTAACTAATTCGTGATAAGAGAATCTTTTAGGCCCGGTGCCCATTTCAAAGTCTTTGTTCATCTCCGTACCAAATGCATCTTCATCCACTTCTTCACCTTTATTTCTTTTCCTCCACAAGAAGAAAGCAAATGCAAGTACAACAAATAATCCAACACTTAACATACCCACAACAATCATTGTCTTATGTTTGCTCAACCCTGAACCATTGTGGCTCGTCGTTGGTTGTTGGCTCATGTTTGGCGGTTGGCTCGCTGGTGGTGGTGCAGCCTCAACTTGTAATTCTGAACTACTAAAATTCCAAGATTTTACCGTATTTGTCTCAAACAGATTACCGGTTGCAGCAGAAAAGCCAAAAATAACCCATTCAGGCAATACTTTACTAAAATCAATGGTATGATCTAGTTTAATAAAAGTATGCTCAGTATTGGAGACTACAACATCAAGAGTTTTCGATAAAGAATCATAGTTTATGGAAGCTCGATTCTGGACTCCTACTTTTACATCAGCGTCCCATTGTTGAGATGTAACAGAAACAAGAGAGTTAACATCGATGCCTACATGCTTCTGATACACGGAAATATTTGTTGCTTTGTCCCACACATTGTTCCCAAAAGTATCAAATTCAACCGCGACAAATCGATATGACGACATGTTATAAGTAGTTTCATTAATCGGTAGCCCCAAAGCTCCACCTGATGATACTAACGTATTATTTTCCGCAAGGAAGAATGTGAGGCCATCACCAAAATCTCTAGACCCGTTTGAACTAATAACGAATGAGAATTCGGTATTAAAGCTCGCTAGCTGCCCAGAGCTTTTGTCCCAAAGATGAAGCAGTTCGAAGTATGTTGCTCGTCCCGCAAAATGGCTTGAATTTGATGTATTGTTTTTCAGGGTCACCTGGATTCCTTCATTGGATACATGAGCATCTTTGTCAAATCGGAACTTGTCACTATTTTTAGGAATAATATTTGTAAGATTGAAAGAAATTGAAGTTGCATAAGGGATTAAGACAAGAAGGAGACATGCAGTAATCAAGGACATGATTATGGGATTTTGAGGTTGTTTACTTATTATTGGTTTGGTTAAGTGACAATTAGCTTTCAAAAATGAAACTATTGCAGGAAGTATATTTCATGTACGTAGCTTCCTAGTCATGTACCAAGCAAAACTGTTGAAGTTTACTATACACAAATAGCTTATCATCGTTATGAGGACAATGTGTTGAGTCAATAGTCagtctactattattattatctcaAAAAAGTCTTAGTTTTTGAGCTGTCATTTTGTGTGTAATAATAGAATTGGTCCTTCTATTCAAATGGTACTTCAAAAAAATATTGTGTGTATATAAAAAATGCAACGAGATACATACCCACATTGGAGCCCTACGGACCGGTAAACCCTCGGGTACCCGAGCCCCCAGGCTTACCCGGATCCCAGATGAAGCATCCTCAGGTGAGATCCCTTTTTGAACCAAATGGCTTCGCCAAGATTCGAACCCGGGTGGCTCCCCTCACAGAAAGTCCTGGTGGCCATCCAAGCTATGCCTGgatggttaaaaaaaaaaaaaaaaatttgtctatGATATATAAAATATTAACATGTAGGTATCTGAACATAAATTGTACCAGGGGTGGCCTAGCGGTATCAAGAGAAGTTATCAACCTCGAGGTTGtgagttcgagtcccgtcgtgaacaaaaatagtgtgtgtgtgtgtgtgtgttttttttttttttttttttttttgtaacatcaATTGCAAGTGTTCATAAGAACATAAATACCCAGTGAATGTTATAGTAATTGAAGCTTTGTATATGGATAACTGTTAACTTTCGAAGATTTCCTTCCCCCTGCAGTTGGAGTGGGAGCGGGAGAGGGGCGAACGCTTAAActagatattttttttatttgtttgttgCATCAAGTAGACTGATAACCAGCGACATAGTTGCATATTACATGACGGCCATTCTCCTTTTCTATAAGTTCACTTTTTTGACATTATGGCATGATTCGCATAAGGAGTGAGCAGTTCATTTGGTAGACGACTTTGTTGACGATAACAATTTTTTTCAACGTAATGAAAAGGTGTTTTGACAATAACAGAAACAACAGAATAATGCTTTCACAAAATTAAATATGGATATCTTTAAAGCTAATTTGTGTTATCAACCGAACTTAAAAAATTAACTGAGAATCTTATTTCTTTCATTTCCGTGACCTTTGACTTATGCTATTCACTTTTTATTGAGATACCTATCCCTGAGTTAAACAAATCCGGATTGAAGGAAAATTTGATGTGTTTGACTATAATAAGTCAAAACTTGAATCTGCATTTTATAGTTTCATGGAGTTTGACAGTGTATTTATATAAACTATGGTTCAGAATGTATTTCTATGCTGGTTTGGCACAATTGTATTATCTGCAGGCTTGAAATGATGAACCTGTTATGGTTATTGACTTTTTGAGTCAAAGATGCAATGCACATTTTGAGTCTGATACCAGATGTGATGGGAATTTGGATGAGATCATACCAAAAAATGTGAATTGTATACATGTGTTGCTAGTAATGAATAAAACTAAATTGGATCAGTATATAGAGATTCAAAGAAACACTAACGGCAAAGTTTTGCTGTTTGACTTTGGAAAGTCAAAGTGTCAAGTGAAGATCATGATTGTACTGTGGAAAACAGTAATCCtcttttaatttctatataatcaatactaactagtttaatacccgcgaattcgcggTATTATTAAAGAATTTTTCGTAATCTGCAAATTTGTGGTTAAGCAACATTTTGTTAGTACTCCGTATTAAATATCAAATATTATTTTAACCAAATAATATGACTAAACGTACATATAAATTAATCATTTAGAAGTAGTACATTTCATCTCATGTTAATAcaaaaaattaatataataaacTCAAAAGATAAGACATCACA
This genomic window from Rutidosis leptorrhynchoides isolate AG116_Rl617_1_P2 chromosome 2, CSIRO_AGI_Rlap_v1, whole genome shotgun sequence contains:
- the LOC139890878 gene encoding L-type lectin-domain containing receptor kinase IX.1-like, producing the protein MSLITACLLLVLIPYATSISFNLTNIIPKNSDKFRFDKDAHVSNEGIQVTLKNNTSNSSHFAGRATYFELLHLWDKSSGQLASFNTEFSFVISSNGSRDFGDGLTFFLAENNTLVSSGGALGLPINETTYNMSSYRFVAVEFDTFGNNVWDKATNISVYQKHVGIDVNSLVSVTSQQWDADVKVGVQNRASINYDSLSKTLDVVVSNTEHTFIKLDHTIDFSKVLPEWVIFGFSAATGNLFETNTVKSWNFSSSELQVEAAPPPASQPPNMSQQPTTSHNGSGLSKHKTMIVVGMLSVGLFVVLAFAFFLWRKRNKGEEVDEDAFGTEMNKDFEMGTGPKRFSYHELVKATSGFVETNKLGQGGFGGVYKGFLKDLGTYVAVKRVSKTSEQGIKEYASEVKIISQLRHRNLVELKGWCHEKGELLLVYEYLENGSLDLHLFNGKSLLTWATRYRIAHGIASALLYLHEEWEKCVLHRDIKSSNVILDSKFNAKLGDFGLAKMVDHDKGSQTTMLAGTLGYMAPECAVTGKASKESDVFSFGVVVLEIACGRKPFEYNAQKRQIRLPEWVWEHYGNGTLLDAVDQQLGFEFEEEEIIRLMILGLWCVHPDSEFRPSMRQVVQVLNSQASLPTLPSKMPVASYLTSSLMSTASSSTAPVSSTVEIQSSSTSMGTI